Proteins found in one Spirochaetota bacterium genomic segment:
- the gyrA gene encoding DNA gyrase subunit A — protein MDMGKNENIIIKKIQNEIEQSYITYSLSVIIGRAIPDIRDGLKPVHRRILWSMWEQGITFESSTKKCARIVGDVLGKYHPHGDAAVYDALVRLAQDFSLRYPLIIGQGNFGSIDGDVPAAMRYTEAKLAKISNLLLEDIDKETVNFLPNFDDSLNEPEVLPSNIPNLFINGAEGIGVGMSTSIPPHNLSETIDALIYLIKNPNSTIEELIKFVKGPDFPTYGTLILTDDFYQTYYTGKGRFIIRGKVKIEEEKGQTYIVITELPFQVNKADLIKKIVDLVKSEVIDGITDLRDESDQEGIRIVIKVKKGEKPSLIINKLYKHTNLQKTYNANMVAIYENKPITFNLKDYLVLYYNFKKEIMIKRFNFILRKAKDRLHILEGLIVALNNIDEVINIIKKSKDAQFAKQKLMEKFDLSNVQAQAILDMRLQRLTTLEVEKIKIEYSEVKTEIERIEKILSSEENINLQIIKELEEVKTLFGDKRRTDLITLTEEEDLKFEIIPEEVIIIFTNIGFIKRLKANSFYLQNKGGKGKKGINLNDEDEIKFIQKAVTTDYICFFTNKGKLYTIKVNDISEGSMSSKGEHISNFIDLDSDEEVKNIEVIKEFNKDESILIITKKGITKRVQLNEISGSLRRNGVKYAKILEGDEIVDSIVCKNTDEVLISTKKGKSIRFKVDDVRETGRESIGVKGVTLEGNDYVVSIIKVEENKKVLILTSNGFAKRVQFEEFPLQKRGGKGVSILSNIEKAGEIVKIISVDDNSEIIIATTDGKTIKIKVNDINIQKRNTMGSRIVKTNDGEKVSDITVT, from the coding sequence ATGGATATGGGGAAAAATGAAAATATAATTATAAAAAAAATACAAAATGAAATAGAACAGTCCTATATAACTTATTCTCTTTCAGTAATAATAGGTAGGGCAATCCCAGATATAAGAGATGGTTTAAAGCCAGTTCATAGAAGAATTCTTTGGTCGATGTGGGAGCAAGGTATAACTTTTGAAAGTTCTACAAAAAAATGTGCAAGAATAGTTGGAGATGTTCTTGGTAAATATCATCCTCATGGTGATGCTGCAGTATATGATGCTTTAGTTAGGCTTGCTCAAGATTTTTCTTTAAGATATCCTTTAATAATTGGACAAGGGAATTTTGGTTCAATAGATGGGGATGTCCCAGCAGCAATGAGGTATACTGAAGCAAAGCTTGCAAAGATATCTAATCTATTACTTGAAGACATAGATAAAGAAACTGTAAATTTTTTACCAAATTTTGATGATAGCTTGAATGAACCAGAAGTTTTACCATCAAATATACCTAACCTATTTATTAATGGTGCTGAAGGAATAGGTGTTGGCATGTCTACTTCTATTCCTCCTCATAATCTTAGTGAAACTATAGATGCTTTAATTTATCTTATCAAGAATCCAAATTCAACAATTGAGGAATTAATTAAATTTGTTAAAGGACCAGATTTTCCTACATATGGAACTCTTATATTAACTGATGATTTTTATCAAACTTATTATACAGGTAAAGGTAGATTTATAATAAGGGGTAAGGTAAAGATTGAAGAAGAGAAGGGTCAAACTTATATAGTGATCACTGAGTTACCGTTTCAAGTTAATAAAGCTGATCTAATTAAAAAAATTGTAGATCTTGTTAAAAGTGAAGTTATTGATGGTATTACAGATCTTAGAGATGAGTCAGATCAGGAAGGAATAAGAATAGTAATTAAGGTAAAAAAAGGTGAAAAACCTTCATTAATTATTAATAAACTTTATAAACATACTAATCTTCAAAAAACTTATAATGCGAACATGGTTGCAATTTATGAAAATAAACCAATCACCTTTAACTTAAAAGATTATCTGGTTCTTTATTATAATTTTAAAAAAGAAATAATGATAAAAAGGTTTAATTTTATTCTAAGAAAAGCAAAAGATAGATTGCATATTTTAGAAGGATTAATAGTAGCCTTAAATAATATTGATGAAGTAATTAATATTATTAAAAAATCCAAAGATGCTCAATTTGCTAAGCAAAAATTGATGGAAAAATTTGATTTATCAAATGTACAAGCTCAAGCAATTCTCGATATGAGACTTCAAAGATTAACTACTCTTGAAGTTGAAAAGATAAAAATAGAATATAGCGAAGTTAAAACTGAAATTGAAAGAATTGAGAAGATTCTTTCATCAGAAGAAAATATTAATCTTCAAATTATAAAGGAACTTGAAGAGGTTAAAACTCTTTTTGGAGATAAAAGAAGAACTGATCTAATTACCCTCACAGAGGAAGAAGATCTGAAATTTGAAATTATTCCTGAAGAAGTTATTATTATATTTACAAATATAGGATTTATAAAAAGATTAAAAGCAAATTCTTTTTATTTGCAAAATAAAGGAGGAAAAGGTAAAAAAGGAATTAATTTAAATGATGAAGATGAGATTAAATTTATTCAAAAAGCAGTAACAACTGATTACATTTGTTTTTTTACTAATAAAGGCAAATTGTATACTATCAAAGTAAATGATATTTCAGAGGGGTCAATGAGTTCAAAAGGAGAACATATTTCTAATTTTATAGATTTAGATTCTGATGAAGAGGTTAAAAATATTGAAGTCATTAAAGAGTTTAATAAAGATGAAAGTATTCTTATTATTACCAAAAAAGGTATAACAAAAAGAGTTCAATTAAATGAAATAAGTGGTTCTTTAAGAAGAAATGGTGTTAAATATGCTAAAATATTAGAAGGAGATGAAATAGTAGATTCTATAGTTTGTAAAAATACTGATGAAGTTTTAATATCTACAAAGAAGGGGAAATCTATAAGATTTAAAGTTGATGATGTTCGAGAAACAGGTAGGGAATCAATTGGTGTTAAAGGTGTTACATTGGAGGGAAATGATTATGTTGTATCAATAATTAAGGTTGAAGAAAACAAGAAGGTTTTAATTCTCACTTCCAATGGTTTTGCAAAAAGAGTACAATTTGAAGAATTTCCTTTGCAAAAAAGGGGTGGAAAAGGTGTAAGTATACTTTCAAATATAGAAAAAGCTGGCGAAATAGTTAAAATAATTTCGGTTGACGATAATTCAGAAATTATAATAGCAACAACAGATGGAAAAACCATTAAGATTAAGGTTAATGATATAAATATTCAGAAAAGAAATACAATGGGTTCGAGAATTGTAAAAACAAATGATGGAGAGAAAGTTTCTGATATAACTGTAACTTAA